Within the Vigna angularis cultivar LongXiaoDou No.4 chromosome 10, ASM1680809v1, whole genome shotgun sequence genome, the region AGTGGTGCAATGCGTGTGTTGCTTCCTCCAGgtgcgtattcgaataaaccttcaaataaaaccctaaaataaaaaacgcaACCttggaggtgacatccttcaaccggatgtcaacatccttcaacggatgtcaacatccttcaacggtaaaacggatgtcgacatccgttgaaggatgtcacctccatTTAAAGGtgacgttttttattttagggtttgttttattagtttattttttattttggaaatattttaataatttaatttaaatgttttgatttattatttttgaatatatttttaatgtattttaataatgtaaggaaaatgaagaagaaagaaacgaaggagaaggagaagtgAAATGGAGAAGACAAATGGGGTTGCAGAGTAAAACGAAAGACAAATTGTTAAACGAAAATGAGATATGGAAAGATTGGGTGCAGGGAGTAAAGTAGGAGAACtagatttgaaataaattaaaatagtaaaagtaaaaaattttaatctgaggatataattggaattaaaaaaaattggggaggtggaggaagaaaggtgtggtggtgcaGAGAGCAACACCCAAACGTTAATGTTGTTggaatataaattgattttataaattggacgtaaaagataaaaattcaaagagtgtttcatcctacacctccaacatctcatcctgcacctccaaaaattccatttttaaccttctgacatcctgcacctccaatttttttaaaaattttatttttaactttcttctctttcttattaaagacattttaataactatctttttattttcttctcttacaCTCTACATcaccttaaaattaattataatttaatttaaaatttaaatattatttaatataattttatattttaataattgttaaaatatgatttctattataataataactatattaaaaaaataaaaataaaataataaaataaaaataaaaataaaataataataataatataaaatttgacttaatacattcaaatatattaaattatattaaaatattaaaataaattaaacaattattaaattgtaaataaaaacaaaattttttaaaaacttgttatcaaaaatcagttttgttttttatttaaaatttaatcaatatttattttaactaaaaattatagcattatttattatatttttatattttaataattattaaaatataatttatatttttataatagttttattaaaaaataaaaataataataactaaataaaaataatattaaaaataatattaataaaaattatattaaataatatttaaattttaaattaaattagaattaattttaagatgGTGTAGAGTGTCTTtgataagaaagagaagaaaataaaaagatagttattaaaatgtctttaataagaaagagaaaaaagttaaaaatgaaatttttaaaaaagttggaggtgcaggatgtcAGAAgattaaaaatggaatttttgaAGATGTAAGATGAGATGTTGAAGGTGTAAGATGAAATACtcaaattcaaataacattatccAGCAAAGGCCCAAATAACATTATAGAAAAGATCCAAATAACATTCTAGAAAATTCTATCTAGAAAAATTCTAGAATAATCTACAGAAATATCTAAAgatgtttatttataaaatgtttttatataaatttaaaattataaaagtattttaaaaaattttagaaaataaattataaccgTTAGATGAACAGACAACTAGGTTAAAAAGATGACATTGGGATGGTTATATCATTTataaccaagaaaaaaaatcttagaaACATTCAATACAAGTCTTTTCTGCTCTCAAAATCTTCCAACATCTTCCCATCTTAAACAATTCCTTGAGggattgaaattttgaaaagtatacTGAAAAGAGTGTATAAAGACTTGGAATGGCCGCAAGATTTGTATCGAATTAACCGATTCTTCGAAATTTGTTAAACATGGAATACAACCTTATCAACCTCCTTTACCTTTTCATTTTTGTCATCACTTTGAAACTGTTGTTTTCCAGAAGGTTGAAAAACCCACCACCGTCTCCACCGTCTCTTCCAATAATCGGCAACCTATATCAGCTGAAAAAACAGCCAGTGCACCGCGCCTTGCACGGCCTCTCACAGAAATACGGTCCTATCCTCTCTCTCCGGTTCGGATCTCAACCCATCCTCGTCGTTTCATCAGCATCTGCGGCGGAAGAATGTTTCACAAAAAACGACATCGTTTTCGCGAATCGTTTTCGCTCTAGCACTTCCAAGTATCTTGGCTTCAACAACACCATCATCACGGCATCATCGTACGGCGACCACTGGCGCAACTTGCGTCGTATCAGCTCCCTAGAAATCCTCTCTAATCACCGTCTTAACTCGTTTTTGGGAGTACGAAAGGACGAGACTATGAAGTTGCTTCGAAAGATGGTTAGAATCTCTGGTAAAGAAGAATCAGCGAAAGTAGAGCTGAGACCCATGTTTGCAGAACTCACGTTCAACATAGTCATCAGAATGGTGTGTGGAAAACGCTACTACGGTGAGGAACACGACGGCACCACCGCTGAGGAGGCTAAGAAGTTCAGAGAGCTCATGGATGAGATATCGCAATTTGGGTTGGGGTCCAACCTCGGAGATTTTGTGCCACTTTTCAGAATTTTTCGGAGTCACAAAAAGTTACGAAAGGTTGGAGAGAAGCTAGATGCGTTCTTCCAAGGACTCATTGATGAGCATCGGAATAAGAAGGAAAGTTCAAATACCATGATCGACCATTTGCTTTCCTCGCAGAAGTCACAACCTGACTATTACACTGACCAGATCATCAAGGGACTTATTATGGTACGTTGTTAATTTACTTTGTACCATGTTATGTTGATTCATTTTTCTGGAACATGATGTAgtaatgttgttttttaatttggtaGGCATTTTATGTGGCTGGAACAGAGACTTCCGCTGTAGCATTAGAGTGGGCAATGTCTAATTTGTTGAACAAACCAGAGATATTGGAGAAATTAAGAATTGAAATCGACACGGAAGTTGGAGAAGAGCGTTTTATAGAGGAAGCAGACGTTACCAAATTACCATACCTTCAGAATGTTATATCTGAGACTCTACGATTACATCCACCACTGCCCATGTTTTTGCCCCATTTATCCTCTGAAGATTGCAATGTGGGAGGTTATGACGTACCACGCAACACTATGTTAATGGTGAATGCGTGGGCCATACATAGGGACCCGAAGCTGTGGGCTGACCCGACAAGCTTCAAGCCCGAAAGGTTTCAGAATGACCCAGTGGCTGCACACAAATTAATGCCTTTTGGGTTGGGAAGGAGGGCATGTCCTGGTGTTGGCATGGCCCAAAGAACTATGGGCTTGACTTTGGGCCTGTTGATTCAATGCTTTGAATGGAAAAGAGTTGGTGAGGAAGAAATTGACCTCACTGAAGGACGAGGAACTATTGTGGCCAAGGCAATTCCATTGGAGGCTCGATGCAAAGCACGTCCAATAGTTAGCAAGATCTTCTAAATTTGTCTAAATTTAAGTTGTTGTggatgtttaaattatttatcatgttGAATTAGTAGccttttaacatatttttcttttctaaatacatttataatgtagagaaaatgagaaattttAGGATGAACCATTTGGTAGTCCACCCTGTAATAAGATTTCTGGTGTTTTGATTAATCGCAGTTTCACTTTTAATATAGTGCACCTTTGACACCACATTCCTTTTCCCTTCATAGTTATAAAAAGTGTTGAAATATTGAAAGGAGCTATAATATTATTGCGACTTTTCACAAAACATTACCTAAGGACAAGTATTTCTAGAAACCTGTGAAAAGATCAAATGTATTTAATAACGAAATTACTTCTAAAAGTGATTTGggtgtataaaaaaataattttctggattttttttcttattctgaTGGCCCTGTTTGTTTACTTTTCTGAGTTAGAATATTATTGCAACCATGCAAATTTGAATAAGACTATTGTGAGGTATTGATAGCTTGAAAAGTACACCGAAAAGAGTGTATAAAGAATAGGGATAACGATAACATTTGTATCGAATTCACTCTTCCGTCGAACTTTGCTAAACATGGAAGACAATCTTGTcaacatgtttttctttttcatttttgtcatcTCTTTGAAACTGTTGTTCTTCAGAAAAGGGTTGAAAAACTCAGCACCATCTCCACCTTGTCTTCCTCTGATAGGTAACCTCCACATGGTCAAACACCCAATTCATCGCGCCTTCCACACCCTCTCACAAAAATACGGTCCTATCTTCGCTCTTCGCTTTGGGTATCAACCCGTTCTTGTAGTTTCATCCGCATCTGCAGCGGAAGAATGTTTCAccaaaaatgatatcatctTTGCAAATCGTTTCAACTCTACAAAGACCAAATATCTCGCCTTTAACAACACCCTCATCACAGTCTCGTCTTACGGCGATCACTGGCGCAACCTACGCCGCATCAGCACCTTGGAGATCCTCTCCAATCACCGCCTTAATTCCTTTCTGGGAATTCGAAAGGACGAGACCATCAGGCTGCTACAAAAACTTGCTGATGCTTCTAATAAAGACGATTTCACGAAAGTGGAACTAAGACCACTGTTTGCAGACCTAACGTTCAACACCGTGATGAGAATGGTGTGTGGAAAACGTTATTACGGCGTGGAAGAACACGATGAGACCAACGCCGAAGAGGCTGGGAAATTCAGAGAGGTTATGGATGAATTGACGCAGTTCGGATTGGGATCCAACCTCGGCGATTTTGTGCCTTTTTTTCAGATTGTTCAATTTTAGCGGTGACAAAAAGTTACGAAAGTTCGGGGAGAAGCTAGACGCGCTTTTTCAAGGTCTGATAGATGAGCatcggaagaagaaagaaagttcGGACACCATGCTAGACCATCTACTCTCCTCGCAGCAGTCACAGCCTGAGTATTACACTGATCAAATCATCAAGGGTCTTATTATGGTGAGTCGTTGATTTCCACATCTCACGTATACTTCATTTTAACACAGTTCACGACTCATTTCTGCATATTTTATGGGTTTTGCAGGCGTTAATTGTGGCTGGAACAGAGACTTCTGCTGCAGCGTTGGAGTGGGCAATGTCCCGTTTGGCAAACCATCCAGAGGTGTTGGAAAAAGCAAGGATTGAATTGGAAAAGCACGTTGGAGAAGCGCGTTTGGTGGAGGAAACGGATATTCCCAAATTACATTACCTTCAGAATATAGTATCAGAAACTCTACGGTTGAATCCACCGGTCCCTATGTTAATACCTCATTTATCCTCGGAAGACTGCACCGTGGGAGGTTATGACGTGCCACGTAATACCGTGTTAATGGTGAATGCGTGGGCCATACACAGAGACCCGGAGTTGTGGGCTGACCCAACGAGTTTTAAGCCCGAGAGGTTTGACAATGGGCCAGTGAATGGTCACAAGCTGATCCCGTTTGGGATGGGAAGAAGGGCGTGTCCTGGCGCAGCCATGGCCCAAAGAACTTTGGGCTTAACTTTAAGCTCATTGATTCAATGCTTTGAATGGAAGAGAATTGGCGAAGAAGAAGTTGAGCTGAGTGAAGGAGAAGGAAATATAGTGCGGAAGGCCATTCCTTTGGAGCTGCAATGCAAGCCTCGTCAAATCCTCACaaacaatttcttattttcactTAAATCCCTTTAAATTCTTTAAACCTGATCAGTTATCTcgtctttattttttatattagtgtataaataaaaaactcttCTGTATTGCTACTATGAGAAatgtataaagaaaaagtaaattaagGGAGGAGAAAGATAAGATTTGGCTGGGTACGAAATATGGTATTGAagatataatgaaataaattgaCATGTGATCGTTTACGTAATCTTATctataattatcttaaaaatatatataatcttctttaaagattaaaatatatatatacgtattaggtaaatatttttccaaaaaattatatgaatctGTTGTAGCATAAGAGGATAACAATTCTCCGTATTATTTCtcattatatagtttttaacaTGTTAGTATTTATGACTCCTTgaaacaatataattaattatgattaaaatgaGTTACCAATGTACTTGAAACATCAAAATGGTTGTCGACCAACAACCCCTCCATATATTGATGCTTACATTTTATACTTAGggaagaaaaaatagacacttatatttatgaattcaaTTTGTAaggaataataaataaatatatttaaagatatcTAAAAGTAATGGAATACAGTTTTTAATTATTCACTTGTTCATAGAGTGGGTAATGTTATATAGGATTTAACTTGATATTACTTGTTAATAGTCgttagtaaattttattttagtatttttaataaaatttaatgataaataatacattttttatataaaatattaatcattgaaaaattgtttaacatttgattttatatatttatatttttatttaaatatatgaaattaaatttattttttaaaattaaatttttaaattt harbors:
- the LOC108335141 gene encoding cytochrome P450 81E8, with the translated sequence MEYNLINLLYLFIFVITLKLLFSRRLKNPPPSPPSLPIIGNLYQLKKQPVHRALHGLSQKYGPILSLRFGSQPILVVSSASAAEECFTKNDIVFANRFRSSTSKYLGFNNTIITASSYGDHWRNLRRISSLEILSNHRLNSFLGVRKDETMKLLRKMVRISGKEESAKVELRPMFAELTFNIVIRMVCGKRYYGEEHDGTTAEEAKKFRELMDEISQFGLGSNLGDFVPLFRIFRSHKKLRKVGEKLDAFFQGLIDEHRNKKESSNTMIDHLLSSQKSQPDYYTDQIIKGLIMAFYVAGTETSAVALEWAMSNLLNKPEILEKLRIEIDTEVGEERFIEEADVTKLPYLQNVISETLRLHPPLPMFLPHLSSEDCNVGGYDVPRNTMLMVNAWAIHRDPKLWADPTSFKPERFQNDPVAAHKLMPFGLGRRACPGVGMAQRTMGLTLGLLIQCFEWKRVGEEEIDLTEGRGTIVAKAIPLEARCKARPIVSKIF